A stretch of the bacterium genome encodes the following:
- a CDS encoding glutamate synthase, protein MKREGTFGHGEVDVRRVQSLLRARAHLRPTGAWSPLSQEAEGGCGVTGFACTIPVGGKHIYEPSIQMRNRGNGKGGGIAACGLVPEEMGVSRRVLEENYILQVALLDPDARGEVEKAFIEPFFDIDHGGLIPTVDDFRDVPMLTVRPPDVARYFVRLKPAVLARFAEEKNLAAAGLSEREVEDEFVFQNSIALNNRFYASLGDKRAFVLSHARNLIILKIVGFAEAAVQYYRLPDTHAHVWIAHQRFPTRGRVWHPGGAHPFIGMNEALVHNGDFANYHSVSEYLAGRNIFPQFLTDTEVSVLLFDLWNRVYRYPMEYIIEALAPTTELDFDRLPAAKQRIYRQIQAAHIHASPDGPWFFIIARSLPGTGEFQLMGITDTAMLRPQVFALQEGEVSIGLICSEKQAIDATLANLAAEDPRFTPVADMYWNARGGSCTDGGAFLLTVSPTDGPYRLNVTNKFGGTVSTVSGQVHCDLSVPPAASRHTDEDKGAIERSVRDDDPGGIFSHVFERLPAMDFDSFREFVDRWVDRTAAGAPALGIEALTLCMDRRYPTGGKKRSSLLTILRRGLERIFERQPLCDDGRTGTHVRVTWDTRDRLRGPRPGETTLLIDARGFSPEGENCDAALAIKAHRLGWRRLVHYNTRGTRFHGVGIGPGTTGLRIDCYDNPGDYLGSGMDGLEIHVHGNAQDQLCQISKQGKLVVYGDVGQTFLYGAKGGEVYVLGNAAGRPMINAVGSPRVVINGTALDFLAESFMAGNPHDGGGFAIVNGLQYDPHGRLRPLELPYPGGNLLSLASGGAIYIRDPHRTLVEEQLNGGMYRALSTADWRLIRPYLEENERLFGIRIDRDLLTVDGILGSPRAVYRKVVPRGNAEAEDDMEGLGG, encoded by the coding sequence ATGAAGCGTGAAGGAACCTTCGGGCACGGCGAGGTCGACGTGCGCCGGGTGCAGTCCCTGCTCCGCGCCCGCGCGCACCTGCGGCCCACGGGGGCCTGGTCGCCCCTCTCGCAGGAAGCGGAGGGAGGCTGTGGCGTCACCGGGTTCGCCTGCACGATCCCCGTGGGCGGGAAACACATCTACGAGCCTTCCATCCAGATGCGCAACCGCGGCAACGGAAAGGGCGGCGGGATCGCCGCCTGCGGGCTGGTGCCGGAAGAAATGGGCGTGTCGCGCCGGGTACTCGAGGAAAACTATATCCTCCAGGTCGCCCTGTTGGATCCCGACGCACGGGGCGAGGTGGAAAAGGCCTTCATCGAGCCCTTCTTCGACATCGACCACGGGGGCTTGATCCCCACCGTGGATGATTTCCGCGACGTGCCTATGCTTACGGTTCGGCCCCCGGACGTGGCCCGTTACTTCGTCCGGCTCAAGCCTGCCGTGCTCGCGCGTTTCGCCGAAGAGAAAAACCTGGCCGCGGCGGGTCTCTCCGAGAGGGAGGTGGAAGACGAATTCGTCTTCCAGAACTCGATCGCGTTGAACAACCGTTTCTACGCCTCCCTGGGCGACAAGCGGGCGTTCGTGCTGTCCCACGCAAGGAACCTGATCATCCTCAAGATCGTCGGGTTCGCCGAGGCCGCCGTGCAGTACTATCGCCTGCCCGACACGCACGCCCACGTCTGGATCGCACACCAGCGGTTCCCGACGAGGGGCCGCGTGTGGCATCCGGGCGGAGCGCATCCGTTCATCGGGATGAACGAGGCCCTGGTGCACAACGGCGACTTCGCCAATTACCATTCGGTGTCGGAGTACCTGGCCGGACGCAACATTTTCCCCCAGTTTCTCACCGACACGGAAGTCTCCGTACTCCTGTTCGATCTCTGGAACCGGGTGTACCGCTACCCGATGGAGTACATCATCGAAGCCCTGGCGCCGACCACGGAGCTGGATTTCGACCGCCTCCCCGCCGCGAAGCAGAGGATCTACCGCCAGATCCAGGCGGCGCACATCCACGCCTCCCCCGACGGACCCTGGTTCTTCATCATCGCCCGCAGCCTGCCCGGGACCGGGGAGTTCCAATTGATGGGGATCACCGACACCGCCATGCTGCGGCCGCAGGTGTTCGCGCTGCAGGAGGGAGAGGTCTCCATCGGACTGATCTGCTCGGAGAAGCAGGCCATCGACGCGACCCTGGCCAACCTGGCCGCCGAAGACCCGCGGTTCACGCCGGTCGCCGACATGTACTGGAACGCGCGCGGCGGGAGCTGCACCGACGGGGGGGCCTTCCTGTTGACGGTCTCTCCGACGGACGGTCCCTACCGGTTGAACGTGACCAACAAGTTCGGCGGGACGGTCTCGACCGTGTCCGGCCAGGTCCACTGCGACCTGTCCGTTCCGCCGGCCGCGTCGCGACATACGGACGAGGACAAGGGGGCCATCGAACGCTCCGTGCGCGACGACGATCCCGGGGGGATCTTCTCCCATGTGTTCGAGCGGTTGCCCGCGATGGACTTCGACTCCTTCCGGGAGTTCGTCGACCGCTGGGTCGACCGTACGGCCGCGGGAGCGCCGGCCCTGGGGATCGAGGCCCTGACGCTGTGCATGGACCGCCGCTACCCCACCGGGGGCAAGAAACGCAGCTCCCTGCTGACCATCCTCCGCCGCGGCCTGGAGCGGATCTTCGAGCGGCAACCGCTGTGCGACGACGGGCGGACCGGCACCCACGTGCGCGTCACCTGGGACACCCGGGACCGCTTGCGGGGCCCGCGTCCCGGCGAGACGACCCTGCTGATCGACGCCCGCGGTTTCTCGCCCGAAGGCGAGAACTGCGATGCGGCGCTGGCGATCAAGGCCCACCGGCTCGGCTGGCGGCGCCTGGTCCACTACAACACGCGTGGCACGCGTTTCCACGGCGTGGGGATCGGTCCCGGCACCACGGGCCTGCGGATCGACTGCTACGACAACCCGGGCGACTATCTCGGCTCCGGCATGGACGGCCTGGAGATCCATGTACACGGCAACGCCCAGGATCAGCTCTGCCAGATCAGCAAGCAGGGCAAACTGGTCGTATACGGGGACGTGGGGCAGACGTTCCTCTATGGAGCCAAGGGCGGCGAGGTGTACGTGCTTGGAAACGCCGCCGGTCGCCCGATGATCAACGCCGTCGGCTCGCCGCGGGTGGTGATCAACGGCACCGCCCTGGACTTCCTGGCCGAGTCGTTCATGGCCGGCAACCCTCACGACGGCGGCGGCTTCGCGATCGTAAACGGCCTGCAATACGATCCGCACGGGAGACTGCGCCCGCTGGAACTTCCGTATCCCGGCGGCAATCTGCTTTCGCTGGCCTCCGGCGGGGCGATCTACATCCGCGATCCGCATCGCACGCTGGTCGAAGAGCAACTCAACGGCGGAATGTACCGGGCCCTGTCCACCGCCGACTGGAGGCTCATCCGACCGTACCTGGAAGAGAACGAACGGCTGTTCGGCATCCGCATCGATCGTGACCTGTTGACCGTCGACGGAATCCTGGGCTCTCCGCGAGCGGTCTACCGCAAAGTCGTGCCTCGCGGGAATGCCGAGGCCGAGGACGATATGGAAGGGCTTGGCGGATGA
- a CDS encoding 4Fe-4S dicluster domain-containing protein — MTNPIPWNDSGLMEEVRQRSGTRVSACFQCHKCSTGCPIGPDMDILPSQIMRLVHLGAENEVLGSHAIWLCASCEACTTRCPMAIDIAGVMDALRIMAVDRGTVLPDARGKQFHRSFLGSVRRHGRVYEVGMMAAYKMRTFDLFSDVDKVPRMLAQGKLSLLPNRSDSVKQVREIFRRAKEEDRKP; from the coding sequence ATGACCAACCCGATCCCATGGAACGACAGCGGCCTGATGGAGGAAGTCCGGCAGCGCAGCGGCACCCGGGTCAGCGCGTGCTTTCAGTGCCACAAGTGCAGCACGGGCTGTCCCATCGGCCCGGACATGGATATTCTCCCCAGCCAGATCATGCGCCTGGTGCACCTGGGGGCGGAAAACGAAGTGCTCGGCTCGCATGCGATCTGGCTGTGCGCCTCGTGCGAGGCCTGCACCACGCGCTGCCCCATGGCGATCGACATCGCCGGCGTCATGGATGCCCTGCGGATCATGGCCGTCGACCGAGGGACCGTCCTCCCGGACGCCCGCGGCAAACAGTTCCATCGCAGCTTCCTGGGCAGCGTTCGCCGTCACGGCCGCGTGTACGAGGTGGGCATGATGGCCGCCTACAAGATGCGCACCTTCGACCTGTTTTCCGACGTGGACAAAGTCCCGCGGATGCTGGCCCAGGGCAAACTCTCGCTGCTTCCCAACCGAAGCGACAGCGTCAAGCAGGTCCGCGAGATCTTCCGCCGGGCGAAAGAGGAGGATCGTAAACCTTGA
- a CDS encoding CoB--CoM heterodisulfide reductase iron-sulfur subunit B family protein → MKYAFFPGCSLESTARAFDLSTRAVCRALGIALEEIPDWACCGSTPAHASSDSLAVALPAFNLQKAQAAGLPVMVACASCYARLRTANHRIRNNPEDRRRAERITGRPYDGGIEVRHVLDVLVNHLGMDEIRARVSRPLGGLKVACYYGCLLTRPPEIVAFDDAEHPTCMDELVTAAGATAVEWPFKTECCGASLSMTHSGVVGRLAHKLLSMARSAGADLLVVACPLCQVNLDLRQADAAKAHGALRPTPVLYVTQLLGLALGLPPEDLGLDAAAVGYAGGKS, encoded by the coding sequence TTGAAATACGCGTTCTTCCCCGGCTGCAGCCTCGAATCCACTGCGCGGGCGTTCGACCTCTCCACCCGGGCGGTCTGCCGGGCGCTGGGGATCGCGTTGGAGGAGATCCCGGACTGGGCCTGCTGCGGCTCGACGCCGGCGCACGCCAGCAGCGATTCCCTGGCCGTCGCGCTGCCCGCGTTCAATCTGCAGAAAGCGCAAGCCGCGGGCCTGCCGGTGATGGTCGCCTGCGCTTCCTGCTACGCCCGGCTGCGGACCGCCAACCACCGGATCCGCAACAATCCGGAAGACCGCCGGCGCGCCGAGCGCATTACCGGCCGGCCCTACGACGGCGGTATCGAGGTGCGGCACGTCCTGGACGTGCTCGTCAACCACCTGGGCATGGACGAGATCCGCGCGAGGGTCAGCCGGCCGTTGGGCGGCCTGAAGGTTGCCTGCTACTACGGCTGCCTCCTGACGCGCCCGCCGGAGATCGTCGCCTTCGACGATGCGGAGCACCCCACCTGCATGGACGAACTGGTGACCGCCGCGGGGGCGACAGCCGTGGAGTGGCCGTTCAAGACGGAATGCTGCGGGGCCAGCCTGTCCATGACGCATTCCGGTGTCGTCGGCCGCCTGGCCCACAAGCTCCTGAGCATGGCGCGATCGGCCGGCGCCGACCTCCTGGTGGTCGCGTGCCCCCTGTGCCAGGTCAACCTCGACCTGCGGCAGGCCGACGCGGCGAAGGCCCACGGCGCACTCCGGCCCACACCGGTCCTGTACGTCACGCAACTCCTCGGCCTCGCCTTGGGACTTCCCCCGGAGGATCTGGGCCTCGATGCCGCCGCGGTCGGCTACGCCGGAGGGAAATCATGA
- a CDS encoding NAD(P)H-dependent oxidoreductase subunit E, with protein MTLPEMESPTTPTNGDGNGGALCGAVLVCGGGVAGIQASLDLSAAGFRVFLVEESPTIGGGMARLDKTFPTGDCATCTLSPKLVECMRDYNVDILTMSDVTSLSGEAGRFVAEVRTRPRGVIPSKCTGCGDCWTICPVRNTAEAPPPFQPYKPLAEADAAKLGGILARYEGHPGSILPVLQEIDRSYGYLPRLLLEHMACRLGLRPAELLRVASFYDRFHFEPTGRHLVEICAGTSCHARSRGTLREKLEKEIGAGVGETDKSGRFTLRTVRCLGLCALSPAMKIDGQPFGKVDADRVPEILGRFA; from the coding sequence ATGACGCTGCCGGAAATGGAATCCCCGACTACACCCACGAACGGCGATGGCAACGGCGGCGCTCTCTGCGGGGCCGTGCTGGTGTGCGGCGGCGGTGTCGCCGGCATCCAGGCCTCGCTGGATCTTTCGGCGGCCGGGTTCCGCGTCTTCCTGGTCGAAGAAAGCCCGACGATCGGCGGCGGCATGGCGCGCCTCGATAAAACCTTTCCCACGGGGGACTGCGCCACCTGCACCCTTTCGCCGAAACTGGTGGAATGCATGCGGGACTACAACGTCGATATCCTGACCATGTCCGACGTGACCTCGCTTTCCGGCGAGGCGGGCCGGTTCGTGGCCGAAGTGCGCACTCGGCCAAGGGGAGTTATCCCTTCCAAGTGCACCGGATGTGGCGACTGCTGGACGATTTGCCCGGTGCGCAACACGGCCGAGGCGCCGCCGCCGTTTCAGCCGTACAAACCTTTGGCGGAAGCCGACGCGGCCAAGCTCGGCGGGATTCTCGCGCGGTACGAAGGCCATCCCGGGAGCATCCTGCCCGTCCTGCAGGAGATCGACCGGAGCTACGGCTATCTGCCGCGCCTCCTCCTGGAACACATGGCATGCCGCCTTGGACTGCGCCCGGCGGAGTTGCTGCGCGTGGCGAGCTTCTACGATCGGTTCCACTTCGAGCCGACCGGGCGCCACCTCGTCGAGATCTGCGCGGGAACGTCGTGCCACGCGCGCAGTCGAGGAACATTGCGGGAAAAACTCGAGAAGGAGATCGGCGCAGGGGTCGGGGAGACCGACAAGTCGGGGCGCTTCACGCTTCGGACGGTTCGTTGCCTCGGCCTGTGCGCATTGTCGCCGGCGATGAAGATCGATGGCCAGCCGTTCGGCAAGGTCGACGCGGACCGGGTTCCGGAAATCCTGGGGCGATTCGCATGA
- a CDS encoding NADH-ubiquinone oxidoreductase-F iron-sulfur binding region domain-containing protein, with amino-acid sequence MSGILRNIADLDRAAAAGLRTLYPPQLKILVGSASCGVAMGAPDVEAAARRAVEELHLDAVVCRTGCIGFCAKEPLLDLVLPDGPRVSYPHMTPGKTRGLLEAYSRGNLEPEKALGRFTSEEIVSTGEVHSYPPCPEPLRRIPEWSNLDFYRRQKKVILRNCGSIDPRALDETIARGAYRGALRAMTDMTPEAVIDEVVKSGLRGRGGAAFPTGQKWRMAREASADVKYVVCNADEGEPGAYMDRTVLEGDPHAVLEGMLIGAFAIGAGEGFIYVRSEYPLAIEMLEHAIDQAGKRGLLGEDILGTGRSFHVTVRRGAGAYICGEETALIESLEGHSGEPRTRPPYPATNGLWGKPTVVNNVKTWASVAPIVTRGAAWYAGMGTRRTPGTTIFSLEGAVRNAGLVEVPYGISVRDLVYGIGGGLTGDRPLKGFQAGGASRGCLPPSVLDLAIDTEDRDNATILMGTGGVIVLDDGACMVDMARFLVGFFLEESCGKCVPCREGTRQMFRILSRTCEGHGTMADLALLERLARSVKSASVCGMGAMAPGAVMTTLSHFRGEFETHIREKQCPAGVCRGLAAPGSSIGSSAAVRQ; translated from the coding sequence ATGAGCGGAATCCTGCGCAACATCGCCGATCTCGACCGGGCCGCGGCCGCCGGACTGCGGACGCTATACCCTCCGCAACTGAAGATCCTGGTCGGCTCGGCCAGTTGCGGCGTGGCCATGGGCGCCCCGGACGTCGAAGCCGCCGCCCGTCGCGCCGTCGAGGAACTCCACCTGGACGCCGTCGTCTGCCGGACGGGCTGCATCGGGTTCTGTGCGAAGGAACCGCTGCTGGACCTGGTGCTGCCGGACGGGCCGCGGGTCAGTTATCCCCACATGACCCCGGGGAAGACGCGCGGTTTGCTCGAAGCGTATTCGAGGGGGAACCTCGAACCGGAAAAGGCCCTGGGCCGCTTCACAAGCGAAGAGATCGTTTCGACCGGAGAAGTCCATTCGTACCCGCCCTGTCCCGAACCGCTGCGGCGGATCCCGGAGTGGTCCAACCTGGACTTCTATCGGCGCCAGAAGAAGGTCATCCTCCGCAACTGCGGCTCGATCGACCCGAGGGCGCTCGACGAGACGATCGCCCGGGGCGCCTATCGCGGCGCGTTGCGGGCGATGACCGATATGACGCCCGAAGCGGTAATCGACGAGGTGGTCAAGTCCGGGCTGCGCGGCCGGGGAGGGGCGGCATTTCCGACCGGGCAGAAATGGCGAATGGCCCGTGAGGCTTCGGCGGACGTCAAGTACGTGGTCTGCAATGCGGACGAAGGAGAGCCCGGGGCCTACATGGACCGGACGGTGCTGGAAGGAGATCCCCACGCCGTTCTCGAAGGGATGCTCATCGGCGCCTTCGCGATCGGCGCCGGCGAGGGGTTCATCTACGTCCGAAGCGAGTATCCCCTGGCCATCGAGATGCTTGAACACGCCATCGACCAGGCCGGGAAGCGCGGGCTGTTGGGCGAGGACATCCTCGGCACCGGCCGGTCATTCCACGTGACCGTGCGACGCGGAGCCGGGGCCTACATCTGCGGCGAGGAGACCGCCCTGATCGAGTCCCTCGAAGGTCATTCCGGCGAGCCGCGGACACGCCCCCCGTATCCGGCCACCAACGGCCTGTGGGGGAAGCCGACCGTCGTGAACAACGTGAAGACCTGGGCGAGCGTGGCCCCGATCGTCACGCGTGGGGCCGCCTGGTACGCCGGGATGGGCACCCGGCGCACGCCGGGAACGACGATCTTCTCGTTGGAGGGAGCCGTCAGGAACGCGGGGTTGGTGGAGGTCCCGTACGGCATCTCGGTCCGCGACCTGGTGTACGGGATCGGGGGCGGATTGACGGGGGATCGTCCGCTCAAGGGGTTCCAGGCGGGCGGCGCTTCGCGCGGGTGCCTCCCCCCTTCCGTCCTGGACCTGGCCATCGACACGGAGGATCGCGACAATGCGACGATCCTGATGGGGACGGGCGGGGTCATCGTGCTGGACGACGGAGCCTGCATGGTCGACATGGCCCGCTTCCTCGTCGGCTTCTTCCTGGAAGAGTCGTGCGGCAAATGCGTGCCTTGCCGGGAGGGTACCCGGCAGATGTTCCGCATCCTGAGCCGGACCTGCGAAGGGCACGGAACGATGGCCGACCTGGCGCTTCTGGAACGGCTGGCCAGGAGCGTGAAATCGGCGTCGGTGTGCGGCATGGGCGCCATGGCGCCCGGCGCGGTGATGACGACGCTCTCGCACTTCCGCGGCGAGTTCGAGACGCACATTCGGGAGAAACAGTGTCCCGCCGGTGTGTGCCGCGGACTGGCCGCGCCTGGGAGTTCGATCGGAAGTTCGGCCGCCGTGCGGCAATGA